The Collimonas fungivorans Ter331 genome has a segment encoding these proteins:
- a CDS encoding tetratricopeptide repeat protein, with amino-acid sequence MKKTLAIVTLSSLLSACAGITPGNDATNPAAAAGTPSAATPAASPEQIASRKLATRITPVKPPEEHLPAVPLTKEILFKVLSSEVAFQRGNWQSAYVTLLGAAQQTRDPRLARRAAEMALSAKQANEALVAIRLWRELAPDSEEATQYYLGFIMLSNNLAEAKPILEKRLQDAPPQARGVMMLQIQRLLARAQDKAGAFTLLEQLVTPYTAMSEAHLALAQQAFSGGNSVRAQEEAKIALNLKPDSELAILTSAQVAADSTEVERVLTEFLKKYPNSREVRVAYARTLIDQKQYEKARSQFEILLKNDKQDATTLLALGLLNAQIGDTKAAERYLVSYIDQLSKHPDEARDNTQALLILAQIAADRNDTDAALKWLAQVEPGDAYLDAQLRRAQLLSKRGDLDGARRVLAEIDTNGEREKTQVTQVEAQLLREANRPQEAFKVLETALKTQPDNPDLLYDYAMAAEKLNNLSTMETALRKLIALAPDNQQAYNALGYSLADRNIRLPEALTLIQKALTLAPQDPFIVDSMGWVQYRLGNLGEAETRLRTAYGLLPDPEIAVHLGEVLWVKGQKTDAQKLWREVLQKDPQNDALKNTLVRLGAKL; translated from the coding sequence TTGAAAAAAACCCTTGCCATTGTAACGCTCTCTTCCTTGCTGTCGGCTTGCGCCGGTATAACGCCAGGCAACGATGCCACAAATCCTGCTGCCGCCGCCGGCACGCCCTCTGCGGCGACTCCTGCAGCAAGTCCCGAGCAGATCGCAAGCCGCAAGCTAGCAACCCGGATAACGCCGGTCAAACCGCCGGAAGAACACCTGCCGGCGGTGCCGCTGACCAAGGAAATCCTGTTCAAGGTGCTTAGCTCCGAAGTCGCTTTCCAGCGCGGCAACTGGCAATCCGCTTACGTCACCCTGCTGGGAGCCGCCCAGCAGACGCGCGATCCGCGCCTGGCCCGGCGCGCAGCGGAAATGGCGCTGAGCGCCAAACAGGCCAACGAGGCGCTGGTCGCCATCCGCCTGTGGCGTGAACTGGCGCCCGATTCCGAAGAGGCGACCCAGTATTACCTCGGCTTCATCATGCTCAGCAATAACCTGGCGGAAGCCAAGCCTATCCTTGAAAAGCGCCTGCAAGATGCGCCGCCGCAAGCGCGCGGCGTCATGATGCTGCAGATCCAGCGCCTGCTGGCGCGGGCGCAGGACAAGGCCGGCGCGTTTACGCTGCTCGAGCAGCTGGTCACGCCTTACACAGCGATGTCGGAAGCGCACCTGGCGCTGGCGCAGCAAGCCTTCAGCGGCGGCAACAGCGTGCGCGCCCAGGAAGAAGCGAAAATTGCGCTGAACCTGAAACCCGATTCCGAACTGGCGATCCTGACCAGCGCGCAAGTCGCGGCGGACAGCACCGAAGTCGAACGCGTCCTTACCGAGTTCCTCAAGAAATATCCGAACTCGCGCGAAGTACGGGTGGCCTATGCACGCACCCTGATCGACCAGAAGCAGTACGAAAAAGCCCGCAGCCAGTTTGAAATCCTGCTCAAGAACGACAAGCAGGACGCCACCACCCTGCTCGCGCTAGGCCTGCTGAATGCGCAGATCGGCGACACAAAGGCTGCCGAACGCTACCTGGTCAGCTACATCGATCAGTTGAGCAAACATCCGGACGAAGCGCGCGACAACACCCAGGCATTGCTGATCCTGGCGCAGATTGCGGCAGACCGGAACGACACCGACGCCGCATTGAAATGGCTGGCGCAAGTCGAGCCGGGCGACGCTTACCTGGACGCCCAGCTGCGCCGCGCCCAACTGCTGTCCAAGCGCGGCGACCTGGACGGCGCACGGCGGGTGCTGGCCGAAATCGACACCAACGGCGAACGCGAAAAAACCCAGGTAACCCAGGTCGAAGCCCAATTGCTGCGCGAAGCCAACCGTCCGCAAGAAGCGTTCAAGGTCCTGGAAACCGCGCTCAAGACGCAGCCCGACAACCCTGACTTGCTGTACGACTATGCGATGGCGGCAGAAAAACTGAACAACCTGAGCACCATGGAAACCGCGCTGCGCAAGCTGATCGCGCTGGCGCCGGATAACCAGCAGGCGTACAACGCGCTCGGTTATTCGCTGGCCGACCGCAATATCCGCTTGCCGGAAGCGCTGACGCTGATCCAGAAAGCGCTGACGCTGGCGCCGCAGGACCCGTTCATCGTCGACAGCATGGGCTGGGTGCAATACCGCCTGGGCAACCTGGGCGAAGCCGAGACCCGGCTGCGCACCGCCTACGGCTTGCTGCCCGACCCGGAAATCGCGGTGCACCTGGGTGAAGTGCTGTGGGTCAAGGGACAAAAAACCGATGCGCAAAAACTGTGGCGCGAAGTGCTGCAGAAAGATCCGCAAAACGACGCCCTAAAGAACACCCTGGTGCGACTGGGCGCCAAATTATGA
- the mutM gene encoding bifunctional DNA-formamidopyrimidine glycosylase/DNA-(apurinic or apyrimidinic site) lyase, with protein sequence MPELPEVEVTRRGVAPHLDGRIVTAVTFRHRGLRWPFPLELPALLVGREVRGTGRRGKYLLLRFDHGTVIIHLGMSGHLRILELGVEPQKHDHFDLVVGRRLLRLTDPRRFGAVLWHADADGPLEQHVLLAGLGLEPLEDVFSAQILYQKTRNRSAPIKQVLLAGDIVVGVGNIYASESLFRAGINPKTPAHRISLARYERLVDAIRIILAAAIEKGGSTLRDFIGADGQSGYFQQSYFVYDRAGLPCRNCGALITQIKQGQRSTFYCKKCQK encoded by the coding sequence ATGCCAGAATTACCTGAAGTCGAAGTGACCCGCCGCGGCGTTGCGCCGCATCTCGACGGCCGCATCGTGACGGCCGTCACCTTCCGCCACCGCGGCTTGCGCTGGCCGTTCCCGCTCGAGCTGCCGGCGCTGCTGGTGGGCCGCGAGGTGCGCGGCACCGGCCGCCGCGGCAAATACCTGCTGCTGCGTTTCGACCACGGCACCGTGATCATCCATCTGGGGATGTCGGGCCACCTGCGCATCCTGGAGCTTGGCGTCGAGCCGCAAAAGCATGACCATTTCGACCTGGTAGTCGGCCGCCGGCTGCTGCGGCTGACCGACCCGCGCCGTTTCGGCGCGGTGCTCTGGCATGCCGATGCCGACGGGCCGCTGGAGCAGCATGTGTTGCTGGCAGGCCTGGGCCTGGAGCCGCTGGAAGATGTTTTTTCGGCGCAGATCCTTTATCAGAAGACACGCAACCGCAGTGCGCCGATCAAACAAGTGCTGCTGGCCGGCGACATCGTGGTCGGGGTCGGCAATATCTATGCTTCGGAAAGCCTGTTCCGCGCCGGCATCAATCCGAAAACCCCCGCCCATCGCATCAGCCTGGCCCGCTATGAACGGCTGGTTGATGCCATTCGGATAATTTTAGCGGCGGCAATTGAGAAGGGCGGCAGCACTTTGCGCGATTTTATTGGCGCCGATGGCCAATCTGGCTACTTCCAACAGAGTTATTTCGTCTATGATCGTGCTGGGTTGCCATGTAGAAATTGTGGCGCCCTGATTACGCAGATCAAACAGGGGCAGCGTTCGACGTTTTATTGCAAAAAATGTCAGAAATAA
- a CDS encoding dynamin family protein, producing the protein MSNLVQKFQEYSEWRTGVAGALRRYQTWASASKLSDVASEQRISRALARLTDDKLSIAFVAEFSRGKSELINAIFFADYGQRILPSAAGRTTMCPTELLYDASFPSCIRLLPIETRAESQSTSDYKGAHHVWTVLPLDISSTDGMLEAFKQVSLTKWVPVEEAKRYGLYDEDDPDAALAIDVLGRVEISQWRHAIVNFPHPLLKEGLVIIDTPGLNAIGTEPELTLNLIPNAHAVLFILAADTGVTKSDIDVWRHHIGSGAGRMVVLNKIDSMWDELRSPFEVEQQISKQVSSVAHTLGLSEAQVYPVSAQKGLVGKINGEPELLKKSRLPALENALSRELIPAKRDIIRSQLIGDIHDLTVTKQALMSAHIRSVVEQLLELKSLRGKNTSIISHMMKRIDIEKKEFDESLLKLQGTRMVFARLSAGVFTTLGMGLLKEEIRKTRETMEGSMFTAGFRHAVKEFFDKSQENLMLSGQKTDEISEMMTIMYRKFSTEHGLALSTPMSFSLDKYRNEIKVIETAYHRQFGTVTLVKTSQVVLMQKFFDSIASRVKQSFLQANRDVDAWLKVVMAPLEEQIRAHKSQLKQRTDSIERVHVAIDSLEEKIQSVEMLQKELTAQRNTLVALEADLRNALGSEMAPTKVAV; encoded by the coding sequence GTGAGCAATCTAGTCCAAAAATTCCAGGAATACAGTGAGTGGCGCACCGGCGTCGCCGGCGCATTGCGGCGTTACCAGACATGGGCCAGCGCCTCGAAATTGTCGGACGTGGCCAGCGAGCAGCGCATCAGCCGCGCCTTGGCGCGCCTGACCGACGACAAACTGTCGATCGCGTTCGTGGCGGAATTCTCGCGCGGCAAATCGGAACTGATCAACGCCATCTTTTTCGCCGACTACGGCCAGCGCATCCTGCCGTCGGCCGCCGGCCGCACCACCATGTGCCCGACCGAGCTGCTGTACGACGCTTCTTTCCCGTCCTGCATCCGCCTGCTGCCGATCGAAACCCGGGCCGAATCGCAGTCGACCAGCGACTACAAGGGCGCGCACCATGTCTGGACCGTGCTGCCGCTGGACATCTCGTCCACCGACGGCATGCTGGAAGCGTTCAAGCAGGTCAGCCTGACCAAGTGGGTGCCGGTGGAAGAAGCCAAGCGCTACGGCTTGTACGACGAAGACGATCCGGACGCCGCGCTGGCGATCGACGTGCTGGGACGGGTCGAGATTTCCCAATGGCGCCATGCCATCGTCAACTTCCCGCATCCCTTGCTGAAAGAAGGGCTGGTGATCATCGATACGCCGGGCCTGAACGCGATCGGCACCGAGCCGGAACTGACGCTCAACCTGATTCCCAACGCCCATGCGGTGCTGTTCATCCTGGCGGCGGACACCGGCGTCACCAAGAGCGATATCGACGTCTGGCGCCATCACATCGGCAGCGGCGCCGGCCGCATGGTGGTGCTCAACAAGATCGACAGCATGTGGGACGAATTGCGCTCGCCGTTCGAAGTCGAGCAGCAGATCAGCAAGCAGGTCTCGAGCGTGGCGCATACGCTGGGCTTGTCGGAAGCGCAGGTGTACCCGGTTTCGGCCCAGAAGGGCCTGGTCGGCAAGATCAACGGCGAGCCGGAGCTGCTGAAGAAAAGCCGCTTGCCGGCCCTGGAAAACGCCTTGTCGCGCGAACTGATCCCGGCCAAGCGCGACATCATCCGCTCGCAGCTGATCGGCGACATCCATGACCTGACGGTCACCAAGCAAGCGCTGATGTCGGCGCATATCCGCAGCGTGGTCGAGCAGTTGCTGGAGCTGAAGAGCTTGCGCGGCAAGAATACTTCCATCATCAGCCACATGATGAAGCGCATCGATATCGAGAAAAAGGAATTCGACGAAAGCCTGCTCAAGCTGCAAGGCACGCGCATGGTGTTTGCGCGGCTGTCGGCCGGCGTCTTCACCACGCTCGGCATGGGCTTGCTGAAAGAAGAAATCCGCAAGACGCGCGAAACCATGGAAGGCAGCATGTTCACCGCCGGCTTCCGCCACGCGGTCAAGGAATTCTTCGACAAGTCGCAGGAAAACCTGATGCTGTCGGGTCAGAAGACCGACGAAATCTCGGAAATGATGACCATCATGTACCGCAAGTTCTCGACCGAACACGGGCTCGCGCTGTCGACGCCGATGTCGTTCTCGCTGGACAAGTACCGCAACGAGATCAAGGTGATCGAAACCGCCTATCACCGCCAGTTCGGCACCGTGACGCTGGTGAAGACCAGCCAGGTAGTGCTGATGCAGAAGTTCTTCGATTCGATCGCCTCGCGCGTCAAGCAGAGTTTCCTGCAGGCCAACCGCGACGTCGACGCCTGGCTCAAGGTGGTGATGGCGCCGCTGGAAGAACAGATCCGCGCCCACAAGTCGCAGCTCAAGCAGCGCACCGATTCGATCGAGCGCGTGCATGTGGCGATCGACAGCCTGGAAGAAAAAATCCAGTCGGTGGAAATGCTGCAGAAGGAATTGACGGCGCAGAGAAATACGCTGGTGGCGCTGGAAGCCGATTTAAGAAATGCGCTGGGCTCGGAAATGGCGCCCACGAAAGTTGCGGTATAG
- the mutY gene encoding A/G-specific adenine glycosylase gives MKRVVIDSSSEAAGQLADPSFSAAVIGWQKQHGRHALPWQQTRDAYRVWLSEIMLQQTQVAAVIPYYQRFLSSFPDVQALAAAPSEEVMAHWSGLGYYTRARNLHRCAQRVVAEHGGIFPRDPLLLQDLPGIGRSTAAAIAAFSYGVQAAILDGNVKRVFARVFGIDGYPGAKPVEDAMWRRAVALLPEQGVESYTQGLMDLGATLCTRSKPSCQTCPLAQRCVALATDRVGQLPVRKPKKAIPEKHTGMLVIFDRHQVLLEQRPDSGIWGGLLSLPEMAPGILSKADFDAALNRATAAFGPVASCEPLQPFTHVFTHFKLQISPFQIALERRLDGVAQTNYVWYPVEKLASAPLPAPVKKLLLAVFREADLFA, from the coding sequence ATGAAACGTGTAGTTATCGACAGTAGCAGCGAAGCGGCCGGCCAGTTGGCCGACCCGTCTTTTTCGGCAGCGGTGATCGGGTGGCAGAAGCAACATGGCCGCCACGCCTTGCCGTGGCAGCAGACGCGCGACGCCTACCGCGTCTGGCTGTCCGAAATCATGCTGCAGCAGACCCAGGTGGCTGCCGTGATTCCCTATTACCAGCGCTTCCTTTCGAGTTTCCCCGATGTGCAGGCGCTGGCAGCGGCGCCCAGCGAAGAGGTGATGGCGCACTGGAGCGGGCTGGGTTATTACACGCGGGCGCGCAACCTGCATCGCTGTGCGCAACGGGTAGTGGCTGAACATGGCGGGATCTTTCCGCGCGATCCGCTGCTGCTGCAAGACTTGCCCGGCATCGGCCGTTCCACCGCGGCCGCCATCGCCGCATTTTCTTACGGCGTGCAGGCCGCCATCCTGGATGGCAACGTCAAGCGCGTGTTTGCGAGGGTGTTCGGCATCGACGGTTATCCCGGCGCCAAGCCTGTCGAAGATGCGATGTGGCGCCGTGCCGTGGCCTTGTTGCCGGAGCAGGGAGTGGAATCGTACACCCAGGGTTTGATGGATTTGGGAGCGACGCTCTGCACACGCAGCAAGCCGTCTTGCCAGACCTGCCCGCTGGCGCAGCGTTGCGTCGCGCTGGCAACCGACCGGGTCGGCCAGCTGCCGGTGCGCAAGCCGAAAAAAGCGATTCCCGAAAAACATACCGGCATGCTGGTGATCTTTGACCGGCATCAGGTTTTGCTGGAGCAGCGTCCCGACAGCGGCATCTGGGGCGGCTTGCTGTCGTTGCCGGAAATGGCGCCGGGAATTTTATCGAAAGCCGATTTCGATGCTGCTTTAAATCGCGCTACCGCGGCCTTCGGTCCGGTCGCATCGTGCGAGCCGCTGCAGCCGTTCACCCACGTATTCACGCATTTCAAACTGCAGATATCGCCTTTCCAGATTGCGCTCGAACGGCGGCTTGACGGCGTTGCCCAAACCAACTACGTCTGGTATCCGGTGGAAAAGCTGGCGAGCGCGCCGCTGCCGGCGCCGGTCAAGAAACTGCTGCTGGCAGTATTCCGCGAAGCAGACCTGTTCGCCTGA
- a CDS encoding LON peptidase substrate-binding domain-containing protein, translated as MPENNSWIPLFPLNAVLFPGGVLPLKVFETRYLDMLRECMRTEQPFGVVLIKSGKEVGNAAEPESVGCLTRIIEWDMQDLGVMMLRTEGSQRFRIVQQRVLADQRLEAQVTLIDADPATTPDETHLQCAGTLKLVIDDINKKGRSAHGENFASPFALPLQFDNAGWVANRWCEILPIPLKARQKLLELTDGRERLGIVHQYLLQHNII; from the coding sequence ATGCCCGAAAATAATTCCTGGATACCGCTGTTCCCGCTCAACGCGGTGCTGTTCCCCGGCGGCGTGCTGCCGCTCAAGGTGTTTGAAACGCGCTATCTCGACATGCTGCGCGAATGCATGCGGACCGAGCAGCCGTTCGGCGTGGTGCTGATCAAATCGGGCAAGGAAGTCGGCAATGCCGCCGAACCGGAGAGCGTGGGCTGCTTGACCAGGATCATCGAGTGGGACATGCAGGACCTGGGAGTGATGATGCTGCGCACCGAAGGCAGCCAGCGCTTCCGCATCGTGCAGCAGCGTGTGCTTGCCGACCAGCGCCTGGAGGCGCAGGTGACGCTGATTGACGCCGATCCGGCGACCACGCCTGACGAAACCCATCTGCAATGCGCCGGCACGCTGAAACTGGTGATCGACGACATCAACAAGAAAGGCCGCAGCGCGCACGGCGAGAATTTCGCCAGCCCGTTTGCGCTGCCGCTGCAGTTCGACAACGCCGGCTGGGTCGCCAACCGCTGGTGCGAAATCCTGCCGATTCCCCTGAAAGCGCGGCAGAAACTGCTAGAGCTGACCGACGGCCGCGAACGGCTCGGCATAGTCCATCAATACCTGCTACAGCACAACATCATCTGA
- the rapZ gene encoding RNase adapter RapZ, with amino-acid sequence MRIILITGISGSGKSVALRVLEDAGYFCVDNLPPILLRGLVATRLDEGAQMLAVATDARSADSLAGLPSDIQQLKAEGHDVKVFFLTAQTESLIARFSETRRSHPLSHRLRPGQNPADRLTLTECILNEREMLAEIESIGHTIDTSNMSANRLRSWIKELVDTEPAPLTLLFESFAFKRGVPLDADLVFDVRMLPNPHYDAKLRPLTGCDQPVIDFLEALPKVGDLLGDIRNFVEKWLPSFKDDNRSYLTVAIGCTGGQHRSVYMVERLAEYFQVSERVVRRHRELLRRAGDN; translated from the coding sequence ATGCGCATTATCCTCATCACCGGCATTTCCGGCTCCGGCAAATCGGTCGCTCTTCGCGTGCTCGAAGATGCGGGTTATTTTTGCGTCGACAACCTGCCGCCTATCCTGCTGCGCGGCCTGGTCGCCACCCGCCTCGATGAAGGCGCGCAAATGCTGGCGGTAGCCACCGATGCGCGCAGCGCCGACTCGCTGGCCGGCCTGCCTTCCGACATCCAGCAATTGAAAGCCGAAGGGCACGACGTCAAGGTGTTTTTCCTGACCGCCCAGACCGAATCGCTGATCGCCCGCTTCTCCGAGACCCGCCGCAGCCATCCGCTGTCGCACCGCTTGCGCCCCGGCCAGAATCCGGCCGACCGCCTGACGCTGACCGAGTGCATCCTGAATGAGCGCGAGATGCTGGCCGAGATCGAGAGCATCGGCCACACCATAGACACATCGAACATGAGCGCCAACCGCTTGCGCAGCTGGATCAAGGAACTGGTCGATACCGAACCGGCGCCGCTGACCTTGCTGTTCGAATCGTTCGCCTTCAAGCGCGGCGTGCCGCTGGACGCTGACCTGGTGTTCGACGTGCGCATGTTACCGAATCCGCATTACGACGCCAAACTGCGCCCGCTGACCGGCTGCGACCAGCCGGTGATCGACTTCCTGGAAGCCCTGCCCAAAGTCGGCGACCTGCTGGGCGACATCCGCAATTTTGTCGAAAAATGGCTGCCCTCGTTCAAGGACGACAACCGCAGCTACCTGACGGTGGCGATCGGCTGCACCGGCGGCCAGCATCGCTCGGTCTACATGGTGGAGCGGCTGGCCGAATATTTCCAGGTCTCCGAACGCGTGGTGCGGCGCCACCGCGAACTGCTCAGGCGCGCCGGCGACAATTAG
- the hprK gene encoding HPr(Ser) kinase/phosphatase translates to MPVSTPLSIQQLYDENRESLQLGWFAGFPGGERLISGDAASAADQVGHLNLIHPGRIQVFGHQETEYYQRLSATSRVYQTAELVAGAPPAFIIAQGLATPPDILEICDEKNIPLFSTPLPAAQVIDYLRVYLSKKLAQRITMHGVFMDVLGVGVLITGESGLGKSELGLELISRSHGLVADDAVEFARIAPNMIEGRCPHLLQNLLEVRGLGLLDIKTIFGETAVRRKMRLKLIVHLVRRATLEENYERLPLDAHTQEVLGLAIRKVIIPVAAGRNIAVLLEAAVRNTILQLRGIDTLKDFIARQRIAMDSDSDL, encoded by the coding sequence ATGCCAGTTTCCACGCCCCTCTCGATTCAGCAGCTGTACGACGAAAACCGCGAATCGCTGCAGCTGGGCTGGTTTGCCGGTTTCCCGGGCGGCGAGCGGCTGATTTCCGGCGATGCGGCTTCGGCCGCCGACCAGGTGGGCCACCTGAACCTGATCCATCCAGGCCGGATCCAGGTCTTCGGCCACCAGGAAACAGAATACTACCAGCGCCTCTCGGCCACTTCGCGGGTCTACCAGACCGCTGAACTGGTGGCCGGCGCGCCGCCTGCCTTCATCATCGCGCAAGGACTGGCGACACCGCCGGACATCCTCGAAATCTGCGACGAAAAGAACATCCCGCTGTTTTCGACGCCGCTGCCGGCCGCACAGGTGATCGATTACCTGCGCGTCTACCTGTCGAAAAAACTGGCGCAACGCATCACCATGCATGGCGTGTTCATGGATGTGCTGGGAGTCGGCGTCCTGATCACCGGCGAATCCGGGCTCGGCAAAAGCGAACTCGGGCTGGAGCTGATCTCGCGCAGCCATGGCCTGGTGGCCGACGATGCGGTCGAGTTCGCCCGCATCGCACCCAACATGATCGAGGGCCGCTGCCCGCACCTGCTGCAAAATCTGCTGGAAGTGCGCGGCCTGGGCCTGCTCGACATCAAGACCATCTTCGGCGAAACCGCAGTGCGCCGCAAGATGCGCCTCAAGCTGATCGTGCACCTGGTGCGGCGCGCCACGCTGGAAGAAAACTACGAGCGCCTGCCGCTCGACGCCCATACCCAGGAAGTGCTGGGGCTGGCGATCCGCAAAGTCATCATCCCGGTAGCCGCCGGCCGCAATATCGCGGTGCTGCTGGAAGCCGCGGTGCGCAACACGATCCTGCAGTTGCGCGGCATCGACACGCTCAAAGATTTCATCGCCCGCCAGCGTATTGCGATGGACAGCGACAGCGATCTCTGA
- a CDS encoding PTS sugar transporter subunit IIA, with amino-acid sequence MTNLAKILPAQNVALDLEVSSKKRAFEQAGLLFENNCGIARSTVSDNLFARERLGSTGLGHGVAVPHGRVKGLKAPLAAFVRLAEPIPFESPDGEPVSLLVFLLIPDNVTQQHLEILSEIAEMFSSDAFRALLSSDPDPASVHAHIVAWQPMGTENAT; translated from the coding sequence ATGACTAATCTTGCAAAAATCCTGCCTGCACAAAATGTAGCGCTGGATCTGGAAGTCTCCAGTAAAAAACGCGCCTTCGAACAAGCCGGTTTACTCTTCGAAAACAATTGCGGCATTGCCCGCTCTACCGTCTCCGACAACCTGTTTGCGCGCGAACGGCTGGGTTCCACCGGCCTCGGCCACGGCGTCGCCGTGCCGCATGGCCGCGTAAAAGGCTTGAAAGCGCCGCTGGCTGCCTTTGTGCGCCTGGCCGAACCGATCCCGTTTGAATCGCCTGATGGCGAACCGGTCAGCTTGCTGGTATTCCTGCTGATTCCCGACAACGTCACCCAGCAGCACCTGGAAATCCTGTCGGAAATCGCCGAGATGTTTTCCAGCGACGCCTTCCGCGCCCTCCTCAGCAGCGATCCCGATCCGGCATCGGTGCATGCGCACATCGTGGCCTGGCAGCCCATGGGCACGGAAAATGCGACATAA
- the queF gene encoding NADPH-dependent 7-cyano-7-deazaguanine reductase QueF (Catalyzes the NADPH-dependent reduction of 7-cyano-7-deazaguanine (preQ0) to 7-aminomethyl-7-deazaguanine (preQ1) in queuosine biosynthesis) — protein sequence MTIPNTPDASPLGKPAAYQSQYQPSLLFPIARLGKREEIGISGTLPFFGVDIWNAYEVSWLNLRGKPQVAIATFTVPADSPNIIESKSFKLYLNSFNQTRLADKDALLQLLRTDISAGFGAPVHVALTTADTFAELKLQEPQGLLLDRLDIEVDEYQPNPALLKSDPDQVVVEETLVSHLLKSNCLVTGQPDWGSVQIHYVGAAIDQESLLKYLISFRDHNEFHEQCVERIFMDLMRNCRPQKLSVYARYTRRGGLDINPWRSNFSTSQPPLNWRQARQ from the coding sequence ATGACTATCCCGAACACGCCCGACGCCTCGCCGCTGGGCAAACCCGCCGCCTACCAGTCCCAGTACCAGCCTTCGCTGCTGTTTCCGATTGCCCGCCTGGGCAAGCGCGAAGAAATCGGCATCAGCGGCACATTGCCGTTTTTCGGCGTCGATATCTGGAATGCGTATGAGGTGTCCTGGCTCAACCTGCGCGGCAAGCCGCAAGTGGCGATCGCTACTTTCACGGTGCCGGCGGACTCCCCCAACATCATCGAATCGAAGTCGTTCAAGCTGTACCTGAACTCCTTCAACCAGACCAGGCTGGCCGACAAGGATGCGCTGCTGCAGCTGCTGCGCACCGATATCTCGGCCGGTTTCGGCGCGCCGGTGCATGTCGCCCTGACCACCGCCGACACCTTCGCCGAACTCAAGCTGCAGGAACCGCAAGGTTTGCTGCTGGACCGCCTGGACATCGAAGTCGACGAATACCAGCCGAATCCGGCGCTGCTGAAAAGCGACCCGGACCAGGTTGTGGTCGAAGAAACACTGGTCTCGCACCTGCTGAAATCGAATTGCCTGGTGACCGGCCAGCCGGACTGGGGCAGCGTGCAGATCCATTATGTCGGCGCCGCCATCGACCAGGAAAGCCTGCTCAAGTACCTGATCAGCTTCCGCGACCACAATGAATTCCACGAACAATGCGTAGAACGCATATTTATGGACCTGATGCGCAACTGTCGGCCACAAAAGCTGTCTGTATATGCGCGCTATACGCGGCGCGGTGGTCTCGACATCAATCCTTGGCGCAGCAATTTCTCCACATCGCAGCCACCGTTGAATTGGCGCCAGGCAAGGCAATAA